From Spirochaetota bacterium:
GACGGAATACACCGTGTATGACATGCCGTAGAAATCGACGGCTGCCGAGTTCTGAACGTCATCGGAGCCCTGCGCCACATCCTGTACGACACTGCAGGCTCCGACATGCGACATTATCGGATGTCCGCTGTCCGCCGACTTCACCGCGGCGTACATGAACGACAGACGTGCGGCTACCGCGGAAAGCGACCAGGTGCGCCACAGGAAAAGTTCCGCATAATCGTACGCCATCCCCGGAGGATCGATGGTGTCGAACGAGCCCCAGCATTTACCGAACGTGTCATTGAGCGATTCTATCGTCCCGTAGCGCTTCGTAAGCCATGCACGATACGCGCTGCGTGAATGCTCGCAGCTGCATTCACCGATGGGGCGACTCACCGGTTCGTTCCAGATGTTCCAGAAAAGGAGGTTTTTCCTGCTCTTATACCGTTCTGCAAAAACGCGGACGAACCGTTCTGCGAACCGGATCACGTCAGGATTATCGAAACAGGGCCACCAGCCGCCGACATAGTATGCGCCGTGCGCCCCGGGGGAGAGCGGTATGCCGTCAAGGCCGATGCGTGTGCCGCCGTAATTTTTGAATATATAATCCGGCGCCGTTTCCATGAGGAATTTCACGATGACGGAATGTCCGTTCTTCTCGGCAAGGTCAAAAAGTTCGTCAACATCATCAAAGCGGTATTGACCTTCGGTGCGCTCATTCCACCGCCACTGTATGCGTATCTGGAACGCATCGAGACCAGCGGCTTTCATCCCGTCCATATCAGTCGACCATTCCGACGGGAGCGGCGTCGGAGCGCGGTAGTACTGCGTGCCGTAAATGAATCGTGACAGTCCAGCCATGGGAGCTCCTAACGATCGCATACGGTCAAATATAGCCGAACCAGTTCCGAAGACGATATACGATCCCGCTATTTGTTTGTTCGTTACCGCTTTCGTGATTTTTGCTGTGCTCTGCCGGCCCAGACGGTGGGTGAACACTGTGCGTATTGTTTGAATTTCCTTGATAAGTGGAACACGCTGCTGAATCCGAGCGCGTGCGCCGCTTCGGATACGCTCAGACCGGATACGCCGATGAGACGCTTCGCCTCTTCGATCCGTACGCTCATCGCATACTTGAGCGGCGACGCACCGACATGCTCCTTGAAAAGGTGGCCGAGATAATCGGGTGATACTGCACAGGCGTCGGCTATCTCATCGAGCCGTATCGTCCGCGAACGGTTCTCTGCGGCATATTCACGCGCGGCTTCGACGATAGCGAGCTGGCGCATCGTCCCTTCCGTGCTGTCAATGGCCTTTACGGCTCTACGTATATGCCAGATAAGCGCCAGTATCTCGGCATCGATGATATCCTTCGCGCCCGGCTTATCTTCCTGCGCTTCCTTTGCGATACACGCGAACAGCTCTGCGATCTTTGCAGGAGTACTCGGGATGAACTGCTTTTTTACAGGCAGCCCGGATACGAGCGGTTCACCGCTGCCGGAGACACCTCTGCTGTCGAATTTCATATAGTGGAACGAGAGCGGCGTACGTATGCTTCGTTCGGCATGCGTCTGCCCTGTCATGACAAAATACATGCCTCCGGCATTCACCGGATATTCTTCACCGTCGATGGAAACAAGAGCGGAACCCTCGATCGCGAGGAAGCATTCATTGCATCGATGCATGTGCGCCGGATACGACCATGCGCTGCGATGACGCATTTTTCCGATATGAATGAAACGGGGAACGAGCATGCGTGATGCATTACTACGGGCCGTACGGTAAAAATGATCGCTGGTGTCTGCGCGGTATTTCATGTTCTATGCGGGGTGTCTTGCTGTCATGTATGCAAGTATATTCCTGCAAGCAGAAACCGTCAATCCCGGAGGAGTAACGTTATCCATTATTTTCGTGTCCTTCGTTATTTTCGCAGTTCGATCTTCATTTTTGGGTGGTCGGGGATGAGGTTGAAAAAAACACCTGTCACGCGTATAATCATACCGCTTTTCCACACTGACACGAAGAAGGTTATCCCATGGCCGGCGATTACAGCAGCACGATAAATCTCCCGGATACGAAATTCCCTATGAAGGCGAACCTCGCCCAGCGTGAGCCCGAGATCCTCGCTGAGTGGCAGAAAAGCGGCATCTATCAGGCCATGCGCGATGCCCGCAAAGGCAAGCCGAAATTCATACTCCACGACGGTCCTCCATACGCCAACAGCGACATACACATGGGCACCGCACTCAATAAAATATTGAAGGATGTGATAGTCCGCTACAAGAATCTCCGCGGTTTCGACACGCCGTTCGTCCCCGGCTGGGACTGCCATGGTCTTCCGATAGAACATCATGTGGTGAAGAAGCTCAAAGAAAAGAACAAGACCGTCCCGCAGGAAGTACTGCGCAAGATGTGCCGCGAATATGCGGAGAAATATGTCGCCATACAGCGCAAGCAGTTCGAGCGGCTCCTGTGCATCGGCGATTGGGAGAAGCCCTATCTCACGATGAGCCATGAATATGAAGCGGCTATCGTCGATGCGTTCGCCCGCCTTGTCGACACGGGCTATGTGTACAAGGGGCTTAAGCCCATACATTGGTGTCCGGACTGCGAAACGGCGCTCGCCGAAGCGGAAGTGGAATATGCCGATCATTCCTCTCCGTCGGTGTACGTGAAATTCCCGATGACGAAGCCGGTGAACGATAAGACCAAGGATGCGCCGAATTATGTCCTCATATGGACGACAACGCCGTGGACGCTTCCCGCAAATACCGCCTGCGCGTTCAACACGAACTTCGAATACGTGGCGGCAAAATTCGAGGGCGCATGGTGCGTGCTCGCCAAAGGTCTTCTCGAGACCGTGCTCGCAAAAAAGGAGATCGATAAAGCATCGGTGCCGACGGTCGATCTTTCCGTCAAAGAGATAGAATCGCTTTCGATCCGCCATCCGTTCATAGACCGCGCATCGGCCGTTGTCTTCGCCGACTATGTTACGCTCGATACCGGTACCGGCATAGTGCATACTGCGCCCGGCCATGGACAGGAAGATTATCAGACCGGCCTCATGTACGGGCTCCCCGTGCTCTCGCCTGTAGACAGACAGGGAAAATTCACCGACGAATTCCCCGAGATGAAAGGCGTTCTGGTGTGGGATGCGAACCAAAAGGTCATCGATATTCTCACGTCCAAAGGGATACTGTACTTTACGGAAAAGATATCGCACTCGTATCCGCATTGCTGGCGATGCAAGTCGCCGCTCATATTCCGCGCCACCGAGCAATGGTTCATGAAGATAGATCACGAGGGGCTCCGCGAAAAAACGCTTGCCACGCTTGACGGCATAACATGGTATCCGAAATGGGGCAATGTGCGCATGGGCAATATGCTTTCCGGCCGTCCGGACTGGTGTCTCTCGCGTCAGCGCGCCTGGGGCGTACCGATACCGGCTATGTACTGCACGAAATGCGGAAAGACGCTCCTGACGAGAGAAACCGCATTGCATGTAGCCGCCATCGTCAAACAAAAAGGCGTCGATGTGTGGTTCAGCGCACCGGTCAGCGAGCTTCTCCCTGCCGGGACGAAATGCGAATGCGGCGGTACCGATTTTCAGAAAGAGAACGACATACTCGATGTGTGGTTCGATTCCGGCGTTTCCAGTTTCGCCGTCCTCGAGAAGCACCCCGATCTCTCCGTGCCTGCCGATGTGTACATAGAAGGGAACGACCAATACCGCGGCTGGTTCCAGGCATCGATATGGCCGTCGATGGCGCTTCGCGGTGAGCCGCCGTATCGCACGCTCATCACGAGCGGCTGGATGCTCGATGAAACGGGCAAGCCCATGCATAAGAGCGCGGGGAATGCCGTCGCCCCCGACGAAGTAACGAAGGTATACGGCGCGGATATACTGCGTCTGTGGGTGATGAGCGAGGATTTCAAGGAAGATCTCCGTCTCGGCAAGAATCTTCTCGATAAGACCGCCGACGCATACCGGAAGATAAGGAATACGTTCCGCTATCTCCTCGGCAATCTCAACGATTTCGATACGGCCAGGGACGCGATGCCGGTCAGGGAATTGACCGAGGTCGATCGGCTGGAGCTTTCACGGCTTCATTCGTTCGTCAAGGATGTGACGGAAAAACTCGACACGTACGAATTCCATGTCTATTTCCAGCGGCTCGTTAATTACTGCAACACCGAGCTTTCGAGCACGTACTTCGACATACTCAAAGACCGCTTGTACTGCGACGGAAAGAGATCGGCGACACGCCGAAGCGCACAGACGGTGCTCTTTGCGATACTGGAGGCGCTCGTGCGCATCTGCGCCCCGGTGCTTCCGTTCACCGCCGAAGAGATATACCGCTCATACCGGAAGACCGATACGCCGGTGCAGCTTACCACGTGGGTGGATGCGGACGAAAAGCTCATCGATGCGGCGCTCGAGAAGAAATGGGATGCCGTGTTCGAACTGAGAAGCGAGGCGCTCAAGGCGCTTGAACTTGCGCGCGAGAAAGGTGTTGTCGGTAAATCGCTCGAGGGAGAGCTTTTCGTGCACCCGAAACATCCGGAGACGAAGGATGCGCTGGCTGCAGTTAAGGACGCGCTCAATGAAGTGTTCATCGTGAGCGCGGTCACCCTTGTCGACACGCACGATGCATCATATCACGAAGGCGAGAACACGTTCATGCTCGTCAAGGAAAGTACCAAGCCCAAATGCCCGCGCTGCTGG
This genomic window contains:
- a CDS encoding AraC family transcriptional regulator, translated to MKYRADTSDHFYRTARSNASRMLVPRFIHIGKMRHRSAWSYPAHMHRCNECFLAIEGSALVSIDGEEYPVNAGGMYFVMTGQTHAERSIRTPLSFHYMKFDSRGVSGSGEPLVSGLPVKKQFIPSTPAKIAELFACIAKEAQEDKPGAKDIIDAEILALIWHIRRAVKAIDSTEGTMRQLAIVEAAREYAAENRSRTIRLDEIADACAVSPDYLGHLFKEHVGASPLKYAMSVRIEEAKRLIGVSGLSVSEAAHALGFSSVFHLSRKFKQYAQCSPTVWAGRAQQKSRKR
- the ileS gene encoding isoleucine--tRNA ligase produces the protein MAGDYSSTINLPDTKFPMKANLAQREPEILAEWQKSGIYQAMRDARKGKPKFILHDGPPYANSDIHMGTALNKILKDVIVRYKNLRGFDTPFVPGWDCHGLPIEHHVVKKLKEKNKTVPQEVLRKMCREYAEKYVAIQRKQFERLLCIGDWEKPYLTMSHEYEAAIVDAFARLVDTGYVYKGLKPIHWCPDCETALAEAEVEYADHSSPSVYVKFPMTKPVNDKTKDAPNYVLIWTTTPWTLPANTACAFNTNFEYVAAKFEGAWCVLAKGLLETVLAKKEIDKASVPTVDLSVKEIESLSIRHPFIDRASAVVFADYVTLDTGTGIVHTAPGHGQEDYQTGLMYGLPVLSPVDRQGKFTDEFPEMKGVLVWDANQKVIDILTSKGILYFTEKISHSYPHCWRCKSPLIFRATEQWFMKIDHEGLREKTLATLDGITWYPKWGNVRMGNMLSGRPDWCLSRQRAWGVPIPAMYCTKCGKTLLTRETALHVAAIVKQKGVDVWFSAPVSELLPAGTKCECGGTDFQKENDILDVWFDSGVSSFAVLEKHPDLSVPADVYIEGNDQYRGWFQASIWPSMALRGEPPYRTLITSGWMLDETGKPMHKSAGNAVAPDEVTKVYGADILRLWVMSEDFKEDLRLGKNLLDKTADAYRKIRNTFRYLLGNLNDFDTARDAMPVRELTEVDRLELSRLHSFVKDVTEKLDTYEFHVYFQRLVNYCNTELSSTYFDILKDRLYCDGKRSATRRSAQTVLFAILEALVRICAPVLPFTAEEIYRSYRKTDTPVQLTTWVDADEKLIDAALEKKWDAVFELRSEALKALELAREKGVVGKSLEGELFVHPKHPETKDALAAVKDALNEVFIVSAVTLVDTHDASYHEGENTFMLVKESTKPKCPRCWGRRDDVGKNAKHPELCARCADAIG